The genomic interval AGCGCCGAGGCGATCTCGCTCGACGTCGTGTCGGTCAGGTCGATGATCATGGCCGCCTCCAGGCACGTCCGTCGCGGGCGAGCATCTCGTGCGCCGAGTCAGGACCCCAATGGCCGGACGGGTACTGCTCCGGCTTGCCGTGGCGGGCCCAGTAGTCCAGCACCGGGTCGAGGATCTTCCAGCCGAGCTCGACCTCGGTGTGCTGCGGGAACAGCGGCGGATCGCCGAGCAGTACGTCGAGGATCAGCCGCTCGTACGCCTCGGGGGACGACTCGGTGAACGAACCGCCGTACTGGAAGTCCATGTTCACGTCGCGGATCTCCATCGTCGTCCCGGGCACCTTGGCGCCGAAGCGGATGGTGATGCCCTCGTCCGGCTGGATCCGCAGTACGAGCGCGTTCTGGCCGAGCTCTTCGGTCTCGGTCTTGGTGAACGGCAGGTGCGGCGCGCGCTTGAACATCACCGCGACCTCGGTCACCCGCCGGCCGAGCCGCTTGCCGGTCCGCAGGTAGAACGGCACGCCCGCCCAGCGACGCGTGTCGACGTCGACCCGCAGTGCAGCGAACGTCTCCGTCGCCGACGAGGCCGGAATGCCGTCCTCCTGCAGGTAGCCCTTGACCTTGACGCCACCTGCCCAGCCGGAGGCGTACTGACCGCGGGCACTGTGCAGATCCAGGCGCTCCGGCAGCTGGACGGCGTTGAGCACCTTCTTCTTCTCCTGGCGCAACGACCAGGCATCGAAGCTGACCGGCTCCTCCATCGCGACCAGCGCGAGCAGTTGGAGCAGGTGGTTCTGGATCACGTCGCGGGCGGCGCCGATACCGTCGTAGTACCCGGCGCGGCCGCCGATGCCGATGTCCTCGGCCATCGTGATCTGCACGTGGTCGACGAAGTTGCTGTTCCAGATCGGCTCGAACATCTCGTTCGCGAACCGCAGCGCCAGGATGTTCTGGACCGTTTCCTTGCCCAGGTAGTGGTCGATCCGGAACACCGCCTCGGGCGGGAACACGGACTCGACCACGCGGTTCAGCTCACGGGCGCTCTTCAGGTCGTGGCCGAACGGCTTCTCGATCACGACCCGCCGCCACGAGCCCGGCTTCTCGTCGGTCAGCCCGTGCTCGGACAGCTGCCGCACGACCTCCGGGAACAGCCCCGGCGGGATCGACAGGTAGAACGCGTGGTTGCCGCCCGTACCGCGGGTGACGTCCAGCTCGTCGACCGTCTCGCGCAGCCGCTCGAACGCCACATCGTCGGTCAGGTCGCCCGGCACGAACCGGAAGCCCTCGGAGAGCTGCTGCCAGACCTCCTCGCGGAAGGGGGTCCGGGCGTGCTCCTTCACCGAGTCGTGCACGATCTGGGCGAAGTCCTGGTTGGTGTAGTCGCGACGAGCGAATCCGACCAGCGCGAAACCCGGGGGCAGCAGCCCCCGGTTCGCCAGGTCGTAGACCGCCGGCATCAGCTTCTTGCGGGCCAGGTCGCCGGTGACACCGAAGATCACCAGGCTGCACGGACCGGCGATCCGCGGCAGCCGCCGGTCCTGCGGGTCCCGCAACGGATTCACCGGGCCGGCCGGCTCTTCGTCGAGCTCAGCGGTCATGTGCCGTATCCCTCCGAGATGTGGAGCTACGTGAACAGGGCTCTACTTGAACAGGGACAGGAGTTGCTTCAGGCCGCTCGCCACGTCCGTGAGGTGGAGCCGCAGCACCGGACGGCCGCGGTCCGCCAGCACGTTCGCGTCACCGGCGGCCTGCGCCGTGATCAGCGTGCCGAAGCTGAACGGACGGTCGGGGATCTCCACGTCCTGCGGGTGCGCACCGGTGATCTGCAGGTACACGCCCTCCGGGTGTCCACCCTTGTGGTACTGCCCGGTCGAGTGCAGGAAGCGCGGACCCCAGCCGAAGGTCACCGGGCGACCGGTCTTGGTCGCCAGCGCCGGACGTACGCCGATCAGCTCGGCGTCCCGCTCGGAGTCCAGGTATGCCATGACAGCGACGTACCCCTTCGAGTCGAGCTTGCCCAGCAGCGCGTCCACCGCGCCCTGCAGCGAGTCCACACCGTCCAGCAGGCCCTCGGAGCCACGAACCTCGACAACGCCCTCGGTGAAGGCGGCCGCCTCCGGCTCCGGCTGTGCGTCGAGCAGACCGCGCGCAGCCTTCTTCGCGCTCTCCACGTCCGGCTGGTCGAACGGGTTGATGCCGAGCAGGTAGCCGGCCACTGCCGTCGCCGTCTCCCACAGCAGCATCTGACCGCCGAGCGAGCCCGACGTCAGCGCCGTCGGGACGCCGCTGGTCGCCTTCTCGGCGAGCAGCGCGTTGGTCAGGTCCTCAGCCTCGCTGCGCAGCTCCGGCGCGCCGACCTCGACCGCGACCGGCAGTACGCCGGTGCCGTTCTTGCCGGTGCTCTCCGCGATCAGCTGCTCGGCCCAGTCCGGGAAGCCGACGATGTCCGACCCGTCGGCGGTGATGATCGCCTTGTCCCGGCCGGCACTCGCCGCGAGCACGGCACCCAGCCAGAGCGCGGGGTTGTCCGTCGAGTCGGCCTGCAGCTCCGGCGCCGCCTCGGCCGCCTGGTCGAGCAGCTCGGCGATGTCGGCGCCGGCCAGACCGGACGGCACCAGGCCGAAGGCCGTGAGCGCGCTGTAGCGGCCGCCGACGTTCGGGTCGGCCAGGAACGTCTTGCGGTAGCCCTCGTCCGCCGACAGCTTCTCGAACGGCGAACCCGGGTCCGTCACCACGACGACCCGCGACGCGGCGTCGATGCCCGCGTCCTCGAACGCCTTGACGAACGTCCGCCGGTGGCTGTCCGTCTCGACCGTGCCGCCGGACTTGCTGGACACCACGATCACGGTTTTCGACAGGTCCCCGGCCAGGGCGCGGGCGACCACGCTCGGGTCGGTCGAGTCCAGGACGACGAGCTCCACGCCCGCCGTACGCGTGATGACCTCCGGCGCCAGCGACGAACCGCCCATACCGGACAGGACGATCCGGTCCAGGCCCTCGGACCGCAGGTCGGCCTGCAGGGCCTCGATCTCGGCCAGCAGCGGCCGGGAGGTGTCGTGCAGGTCGACCCAGCCGAGCCGGATCGAGGCCTCGTGCTCAGCTTCCGGGCCCCAGATCGTCGCGTCCTTCGCGGCGATCCGGGACGCGATCTTCTCGGCGACCAGCTTGCCGACGACCTCGGCCCAGTCGCCGTTGGCGGTGCCGACCTTCGGAGCGCTCACTTGGCCGCACCCTTCAGCGCCGCGGTCACGGTGTCCTGCAGCTCGGACCAGGAGGCGTCGAACTTCGCCACGCCCTCGTCCTCCAGCAGCTGGACGACCTCGTCGTAGGAGATGCCCAGCTTCTCCAGGTCGTCGATCACCTTGCGGTCGCCGGCGTAGTCGCCGCGGACCGTGTCACCGGTGATCTCGCTGTGCTCCTCGACCGCCTTGATGGTTGCCTCGGGCATCGTGTTGACGACGCCCTTGGTGACCAGGTTGTCGACGTACAGGGTGGGGGAGTACGACGGGTCCTTGGTGCCGGTCGACGCCCACAGCGGCCGCTGCGGCTTGGCGCCGGCGGTCTCGAGCTCGCGCCAGCGGTCGGTGTCGAAGATCTCCTCGTACGCCTCGAACGCGAGCCGCGCGTTGGCGATCGCGGCCTTGCCCTTGAGCGCCTTCGCCGCGTCGGTGCCGATCGCGTCCAGCCGCTTGTCCACCTCGGTGT from Kribbella sp. NBC_00709 carries:
- a CDS encoding glucose-6-phosphate isomerase, giving the protein MSAPKVGTANGDWAEVVGKLVAEKIASRIAAKDATIWGPEAEHEASIRLGWVDLHDTSRPLLAEIEALQADLRSEGLDRIVLSGMGGSSLAPEVITRTAGVELVVLDSTDPSVVARALAGDLSKTVIVVSSKSGGTVETDSHRRTFVKAFEDAGIDAASRVVVVTDPGSPFEKLSADEGYRKTFLADPNVGGRYSALTAFGLVPSGLAGADIAELLDQAAEAAPELQADSTDNPALWLGAVLAASAGRDKAIITADGSDIVGFPDWAEQLIAESTGKNGTGVLPVAVEVGAPELRSEAEDLTNALLAEKATSGVPTALTSGSLGGQMLLWETATAVAGYLLGINPFDQPDVESAKKAARGLLDAQPEPEAAAFTEGVVEVRGSEGLLDGVDSLQGAVDALLGKLDSKGYVAVMAYLDSERDAELIGVRPALATKTGRPVTFGWGPRFLHSTGQYHKGGHPEGVYLQITGAHPQDVEIPDRPFSFGTLITAQAAGDANVLADRGRPVLRLHLTDVASGLKQLLSLFK
- the zwf gene encoding glucose-6-phosphate dehydrogenase — protein: MTAELDEEPAGPVNPLRDPQDRRLPRIAGPCSLVIFGVTGDLARKKLMPAVYDLANRGLLPPGFALVGFARRDYTNQDFAQIVHDSVKEHARTPFREEVWQQLSEGFRFVPGDLTDDVAFERLRETVDELDVTRGTGGNHAFYLSIPPGLFPEVVRQLSEHGLTDEKPGSWRRVVIEKPFGHDLKSARELNRVVESVFPPEAVFRIDHYLGKETVQNILALRFANEMFEPIWNSNFVDHVQITMAEDIGIGGRAGYYDGIGAARDVIQNHLLQLLALVAMEEPVSFDAWSLRQEKKKVLNAVQLPERLDLHSARGQYASGWAGGVKVKGYLQEDGIPASSATETFAALRVDVDTRRWAGVPFYLRTGKRLGRRVTEVAVMFKRAPHLPFTKTETEELGQNALVLRIQPDEGITIRFGAKVPGTTMEIRDVNMDFQYGGSFTESSPEAYERLILDVLLGDPPLFPQHTEVELGWKILDPVLDYWARHGKPEQYPSGHWGPDSAHEMLARDGRAWRRP